One stretch of Brevibacillus laterosporus DNA includes these proteins:
- the ytzI gene encoding YtzI protein, producing the protein MSSMIVAVVVIVGIIVGCSVWAINKGYSYKNKIDDIDE; encoded by the coding sequence TTGAGTTCCATGATTGTTGCAGTCGTTGTCATTGTCGGTATTATTGTCGGGTGTTCTGTCTGGGCAATAAATAAAGGATATTCTTATAAAAACAAAATAGACGATATAGATGAGTGA
- a CDS encoding glutaredoxin family protein, translated as MASKANIQLQSDNIEIVLYGRAGCHLCDDVEGHIKNLAMEFPITYKVVDITGDMRLEEKYMFTIPVVEINGLETFVSIDSVVTEEELRAYLQEKMGKCE; from the coding sequence ATGGCTAGCAAAGCAAACATTCAGTTACAATCAGACAATATAGAGATTGTTTTATATGGAAGAGCCGGTTGTCATTTATGTGATGATGTAGAGGGGCATATCAAAAATTTGGCTATGGAGTTTCCGATAACATATAAGGTTGTGGATATCACTGGAGATATGAGATTAGAGGAGAAGTACATGTTTACTATTCCTGTAGTCGAGATAAATGGGCTTGAAACGTTTGTATCTATTGATTCAGTGGTTACGGAGGAAGAACTACGTGCATATTTACAAGAAAAAATGGGTAAATGTGAATAA
- a CDS encoding sigma-70 family RNA polymerase sigma factor, with product MEEQSREDLYALNRKALEYILKFLKGDADSFPLLVELFDQRVQRIVLKMVYSYHDSQDVCNDIWLKVAQNLNKFDQSYPFHSWLYRLSSNTCIDFLRKKKEITMKDDQLYHQVNKQQKAVDTPEALFMKKEFYSHIQELLCHLEEVDRLIVTLRFVDELSYEEIGTIVGMSKNTVGTRLFRSRKFLKELLSHKSIERSVHNATSG from the coding sequence GTGGAAGAGCAATCACGCGAAGATCTTTACGCGCTAAATCGAAAAGCTTTAGAATATATTCTGAAATTTTTAAAAGGGGATGCTGATTCTTTCCCTTTACTTGTCGAGCTTTTTGATCAGCGTGTGCAACGCATCGTCCTCAAAATGGTCTATTCCTATCATGATTCTCAGGATGTATGCAATGATATTTGGCTTAAAGTAGCCCAAAACCTGAATAAGTTTGATCAATCTTACCCCTTCCATTCCTGGTTGTACCGCTTATCCTCAAATACATGCATCGATTTCCTTAGAAAGAAAAAGGAAATTACCATGAAGGACGATCAATTGTATCATCAAGTAAATAAACAACAAAAAGCAGTTGATACACCAGAAGCATTATTTATGAAAAAGGAATTTTACTCTCATATTCAAGAATTATTATGCCATTTGGAAGAAGTAGATCGATTAATTGTTACCCTCCGCTTTGTAGATGAATTAAGTTATGAAGAAATAGGGACCATTGTAGGAATGAGCAAAAATACTGTTGGTACCAGACTGTTCCGTTCCCGCAAGTTTTTGAAAGAGTTGCTGAGCCATAAATCAATAGAAAGGAGCGTACACAATGCAACATCCGGATGA
- the rpoN gene encoding RNA polymerase sigma-54 factor, with protein sequence MNMGLGLYQEQTLKLVMTPELRQAITILQFSAIDLMNYLQEQAIENPVIDLQEIAVAQEPLPLDKKEKTLEFDWKELLNNPGHNDFSVKRDESAYNPLDYVSDTRTTLFSHLEEQLGYVKRLTPVQRQIARYIIGNLDERGYLEIPVTSIKERLGVELDEVEDVLRVIQHLDPAGVAARSLEECLLLQLEHEGQDEEHIVEVIQHHLMDLANNRFGKIAEHLHISVGDVQRIADLVRTLNPRPGVAYSSQETRYIVPDVTVEKVMGEYIVLVNDSSLPRLSINPFYERMLKVKTEQDEARQFVHEKLNAAVWLAKSLEQRRMTLLRVTQAIVDLQNDFFEKGIHYLKPMTQKDIAERVQLHESTISRATSNKYVQTPRGVFELKYFFTSALSTANGEATSSESVKRRIKALIEGEDRNKPYSDQKLAELLEKEGIEISRRTVAKYREEMLITSSAKRKRFL encoded by the coding sequence ATGAATATGGGCTTAGGTTTGTATCAAGAGCAGACGTTAAAGTTGGTGATGACGCCTGAATTGCGTCAAGCTATTACAATATTGCAGTTTTCGGCCATTGATCTGATGAATTATTTGCAGGAACAAGCGATCGAAAATCCAGTCATTGATCTTCAGGAAATTGCGGTTGCACAAGAACCGTTGCCTCTTGATAAAAAGGAAAAGACCTTGGAATTCGATTGGAAGGAATTATTGAATAATCCAGGACACAACGATTTTTCAGTCAAAAGAGATGAAAGCGCCTACAATCCTCTAGATTATGTAAGCGATACGCGAACCACCTTATTTTCTCATTTAGAAGAGCAACTGGGTTATGTGAAAAGATTGACACCGGTACAACGTCAGATTGCCAGGTATATCATAGGAAATCTTGATGAGCGTGGATATTTAGAGATACCTGTTACTAGTATCAAAGAGCGATTAGGTGTTGAGTTAGATGAGGTAGAGGATGTTCTTCGCGTTATTCAGCATTTAGATCCAGCTGGTGTAGCAGCGCGCTCGCTAGAAGAATGCTTGTTGCTACAACTAGAGCATGAAGGGCAGGATGAAGAGCATATCGTAGAGGTTATTCAGCATCATCTGATGGATCTGGCTAATAACCGTTTTGGAAAGATTGCGGAGCATCTGCATATAAGCGTAGGCGATGTGCAACGGATTGCTGATTTAGTTCGCACGCTGAATCCGAGACCTGGAGTAGCATACAGTAGCCAAGAGACACGTTATATCGTTCCAGATGTTACAGTAGAAAAGGTAATGGGCGAGTATATTGTCCTAGTGAATGATTCTTCGTTGCCGCGCTTGTCTATCAATCCCTTTTATGAACGAATGTTAAAAGTGAAAACCGAGCAGGATGAGGCTCGGCAATTTGTTCATGAAAAACTGAATGCGGCGGTTTGGTTGGCAAAAAGCTTAGAGCAAAGACGGATGACTTTGTTACGCGTAACGCAGGCGATCGTTGACTTGCAGAATGATTTTTTTGAGAAAGGGATTCATTATTTGAAACCGATGACGCAAAAAGATATTGCGGAGCGAGTTCAATTACATGAATCAACGATAAGTCGTGCTACCAGTAATAAATACGTACAAACTCCTCGTGGTGTTTTTGAATTAAAGTATTTTTTCACATCAGCTCTCTCTACTGCCAATGGGGAAGCAACCTCGTCAGAAAGCGTGAAGAGAAGGATTAAAGCTTTAATAGAAGGAGAAGATCGTAATAAACCGTATTCCGATCAAAAGCTGGCGGAATTGCTGGAGAAAGAAGGGATTGAAATCTCCCGTCGTACCGTTGCTAAATATAGAGAGGAAATGTTAATCACATCTTCTGCTAAACGGAAGCGTTTTTTGTAA
- a CDS encoding copper amine oxidase N-terminal domain-containing protein, with protein MGKLNLKSLAIGIGIGTILSSSIAYAASEMAVKPDMEKPITFYFDGIPKSPPVQTQGFLYKNTAYVPVRFAAENLGKPIVYDGKSLSVFIGKLPTSKTYSKYQAVELVRQKHGKEVPENFTIAYDHDDERGNYVIQIYQEVVNNFQNGDSYINTYGWYIVNPNSGDIKSMF; from the coding sequence ATGGGTAAGTTGAATCTAAAATCGTTAGCAATTGGCATTGGGATTGGAACTATTTTATCTTCCTCTATCGCTTATGCCGCTTCAGAAATGGCTGTCAAACCAGATATGGAAAAACCAATTACTTTTTACTTCGATGGTATACCTAAATCACCACCCGTTCAAACACAAGGCTTCTTATACAAAAATACAGCTTATGTCCCTGTTCGCTTTGCAGCAGAAAACTTAGGAAAGCCAATCGTATATGACGGGAAATCTCTATCCGTTTTCATCGGAAAACTCCCTACAAGCAAGACCTACTCCAAGTATCAAGCAGTGGAACTTGTACGTCAGAAACACGGTAAAGAAGTACCAGAGAACTTCACCATTGCCTATGATCACGATGATGAACGTGGAAATTATGTGATCCAGATTTATCAGGAAGTCGTAAACAACTTCCAAAACGGAGATAGTTACATTAACACCTATGGCTGGTATATCGTAAATCCCAATTCCGGTGATATTAAATCTATGTTTTAA